DNA from Halogeometricum sp. S1BR25-6:
GCGGTTCCCGCTTCCGCTCCCGTCCCCGCGTTCGTCCCCGTCGCTCGGGGTCGGCGCGGCGTCGACGCTCGTCCCGTCTCCGTCGGTCATCGACGAACGTTCGGGCGGAGAGAAAAAGGGCCTTTCGCGATTCGGCGAAACCGCGGGGCAGTCGGACGGGCTACTTCGGACTACTTCGGCGGTCGGAGCCGGTAGTAGCGCTTGTTGAGGTCGTACATGTACCCCTCGCGCATCGTCTTCAGCACCGCGTACGTCACGAGGCCGGCGACGATGGGCGCGAGGAACGTCAGGTCGAACAGCAGGTCGACGTTCCCCGGGAAGAGGTTCTTGACCGCCAGGATGCTGATGGTGAACGCGAAGACGACGCCGGCGATGCCGACGGCGGCCCAGAACGGCTGCTCGACCGGTCTGCGCGCGCTCCCCTTGTTGAGGAACGGTACCATCGCGATGAAGCCGACGACGACGCCGTTGGCGAGCACGCCGTACGTCCGGTCGGCCGTCAGTTTCGTCCCGCCGAGGATGGATAGCTCGGGGTTGAGCGGACCGAGCTTCAACAGGCCGAACGACCAGTAGAGATACCAGTCGGGCAGGATGATGGCGGGGGTGGAACTCGGGTTCGCCGGCGGGCCGATGTGCATCGGCAGCGTTGCCGAGAGGAACAGCACCATCCCGGTGAAGAAGCTGGCTATCGCGAGGTTTCGGATGACCTCGTGGGGCCACGTCGGGAACGCGAGGACGTCGCGTTCGACGTAGTCCGACGCTTGGCGCATGTCTTGGTCTTCGCGCCGGGAGCGCTCGAAGTACTCGTACGTGAGTCGCGAGAGACCCACCTTCCGCTCCTTGCGCTCGCGCCACGTCGGCGTCTCGTCGTCCGGCGCGACGATGCCACTTCCGTCCGATCGCACGTCGTCGTCTGTGTTGGGTTCGTTTTCGGTCATTGGTCTGATATCAGTGCGGCTCCGCGATGCCCTGGACCCACACGATGCCGATGTGGATGGCGATGAGCGTGGTCACGACGAACG
Protein-coding regions in this window:
- a CDS encoding cytochrome bc complex cytochrome b subunit — protein: MTENEPNTDDDVRSDGSGIVAPDDETPTWRERKERKVGLSRLTYEYFERSRREDQDMRQASDYVERDVLAFPTWPHEVIRNLAIASFFTGMVLFLSATLPMHIGPPANPSSTPAIILPDWYLYWSFGLLKLGPLNPELSILGGTKLTADRTYGVLANGVVVGFIAMVPFLNKGSARRPVEQPFWAAVGIAGVVFAFTISILAVKNLFPGNVDLLFDLTFLAPIVAGLVTYAVLKTMREGYMYDLNKRYYRLRPPK